The Edaphobacter flagellatus sequence CGACGCCGACCAGGAACAGGGCGACCAGAACGTGAAAGATGACAAGAACAGTAATCATCGGTGGAAAGAAAGCCTTCCGAAAAATGTTGGATTGGTGCGGAGGAGGGGACTTGAACCCCTATGCCTTGCGGCGCAAGCACCTCAAGCTTGTGCGTCTGCCAATTTCGCCACCTCCGCGTTGGCTCTGCACTGCAGGCTGCCAGATAAAGCGGTGAGCAATCCGAAAATCAGTATAGCATCCCGCAGCCGTTATGCCGACCATCGAAACCTCTTTCTGTTGCAGCTCAAGATGCCTGCGCCCAAACAGTTACAACTGACGGTACACTGCTGCTTCAGCCACCTTCATCCTTACTTTAAGAAGAGGTCCGTTGATGCGTGCCACGCTTAAGATTGCAGCCTTCTGTATAGGTATCGGTCTCATCGGAACATCGGTAATACAACCTGGAACCGTCACGGCTGCTCCCAGCCAGCACAAGTGGGCCATCGTTCTCCACGGCGGGGCCGGTGTCATCGAACGTAAATCGATGAACCCCGAGACCGACGCCTATCGTGCCGCTCTCAAGAAATCCGTTCAGGCCGCTGCCGATGTCCTCGATAAAGGAGGCTCTTCCGTCGACGCCATCATCGCAGCCATCCGTCTGATGGAAGACGATCCCCTCTTCAACGCCGGCAAAGGAGCCGTCTTCACCGCAGACGGCAAAAACGAGCTCGATGCTGCCATCATGGAAGGCTCCACCATGCGGGCGGGCGCCGTCGCTGGAGTCACGCGAACAAAGAACCCCATCACGCTGGCTCGAGCTGTCATGGAAAAATCACCGCACGTCATGTTGATTGGCGCAGGTGCTGACCAGTTTGCCGCAAGCGTCGGACTCGAACAAGTTGATCCTGGCTACTTCTTCACCGAGCGTCGCTGGCAGTCGCTCATCCGCCAGCTCAAGAAAGAGAATGCTCCGCTGCCTCCCCGCCCCGCAGGTGCACCTCCTGCACCCGCAGGAGGGCTGGCCGAAATTGAGCCTCCCGACGCTCACAAGTACGGCACCGTAGGTGTCGTTGCTCTCGATCGTAACGGCAACATCGCGGCCGGCACATCCACCGGAGGCACACAGGCCAAGCGCTGGGGACGCGTCGGCGACTCGCCCATCATCGGCGCGGGGACCTACGCCTCCAATCAATCCTGTGCCGTCTCAGCCACCGGCACCGGTGAATACTTCATCCGCCTCACCGTCGCGCGAACCATCTGCTCACTTGTTCAGTACAAGGGCATGAAGCTTGAAGATGCTGTCGATCAGGTCGTGCAGAAAGATCTACGCGCTATCCACGGAGACGGCGGCGTCATCGCTATTACGCCCGATGGACAACTGGCATGGAGCTTCAACACGCCCGGAATGTACCGCGCTCGTCTGACCGAAGGCGGCGAGATCAGAATTGGAATCTACGGAGATGAGAACTAGTCTGATGACTTCTTCCTTACACCCAACCAAATCGACCCAACGCTGCATTCATCTGGCGCTGTTTCTCTCCGCGCTGCTTCCTTTCACAGCCGGATGCACCAAAGCCACAGGACACGCACAAGTGCCTGCTCCTCGCCCTGTACAGAACGGAAAGATTGAACCTATCCCGCAGACCGCTCCTTCGTCGTCACCAGCGCAGGTCTCCTCAGCCTTCGGCGATCGGATTCGAGAGATCATTGCCGCAGGCAAATTCGAATCGATGCAGCAGCCGAACTTTACCGACTATAAAGAACACCTGGCGACGATCTATCGAAACTCTGGATACACTCCACTCTGGCTGCGCAGCGACGGAATCAGCCCCGAAGGCAAAGGCATCATCGAAGCACTCGAGGCCAGCGAGCAGAAGGGACTCTCTCCCGCCGACTATGACGCAACCAGGTGGTCAGCGAGGCTGGATGCTCTCAAAGGTGCAAGTGACGCGCAGAAGGCAGAGTTCGATGTCGTCCTCACGGTAACAGCCATGCGCTATGTCTCCGACCTGCACATCGGCCGGGTCAATCCAAAACACTTCAAGTTCGGCATCGATGCTGCTGCTAAAAAGTACGACCTGCCACAGTTCTTCGCGCAGCAGCTATTGAATGCCGCCGATGTGAAGAATGCTCTCGACAAAATCGAACCGCCATTCGACGGCTACCGCCAGACCGAAGCCGCATTCGTCCACTACCAGAAACTCGCCGCTGCCGGTGACGGCCCTGCTGTTCCTCAAGTCAGCAAAACCATAAAGCCCGGTGATGACTATCCCGGCGTTCCGCAACTCGTAGCACGTCTGCGCTTGCTCGGCGACATGCCCGCAGGTGGAGAGCTTGATAATTACGACGCAGCCGTAGCCGAGGGAGTCAAACACTTCCAGATGCGCCACGGCCTGACTCCAGACGGCACGCTCACCGCAGCAACCGTCCGCGCTCTCAACGTTCCTCTTTTATCGCGTGTGCGCCAGCTTGCCGATGCTCTTGAGCGTTGGCGTTGGATGCCGCCAGAATTTCCGCAGCCCCCCGTCGTCGTCAACATTCCTGAGTTTCGTCTTCGCGCCTTTGAGCCGGAGCAAAAAGTTGGCCTCGCGATGAATGTCGTCGTGGGCAAAGCAGCCCCAACGCAAACACCCGTCTTCACTGACGACATCCAATACATCATTTTTCGGCCCTATTGGTATGTGCCTCGCAGCATTGTGCGATCCTCCGTGATCCCCGGTATAAATCGGAGTGGACGCGCCTATCTCTCCAAAGAGAACTTCGAAATCGTGGGAGCTCCTGCCGGTGCCAGTACAGCTGATCTCGTTGCAGGGCTCCGCAGCGGCAAGTACGGTGCGCGCCAGAAGCCCGGCCCAAAGAACTCACTCGGACTCATCAAGTTCATCTTCCCTAACTCGAACAACGTCTACCTGCACAGCACCCCCGCAGTCCAACTCTTCTCGCAGTCGCGCCGCGACTTCAGCCACGGCTGCATCCGTCTGGAACACCCCGCTGAACTGGCTTCCTTCCTGCTGCGCAATCAGGACGGAGGCAAGTGGACAACCGAAGCAGTGCAAAAAGCGATGGACGCCGGCCCCGACAACCGCCAGGTCAATCTCGTAACCGAAATCCCCGTACTTCTGCTATATGTAACCGCTGTTCCGGATGAAGACGGCACCGTCCACTTCTTCGACGACATCTACGGACACGACAAGAAGCTGGACGCCGTCCTGGCCAAAGGGCCACCCTACCCCTGGTGAGTCGCAGCCTTCGTCCCGCATGTACAGTCAAGACACCCAGCCCCGGCACAACTTCCACACGTGTGCCGAAGACTCTTCTCCAACGCCTTCCGCGCGCGATGGGCGCGTACAGCAGCATTGCCGTTCGTAATCCCGTTCCGCCGCGCAAAGGTATCAAGCGAATCGACTGCGTCGCTCAACTCTACCTCTCGAAGCACCGCCGCATAGGCAGGATTCAGAGTATCGATCGCCCTCTGCATGCACGAGCATATATTCGGCTTGTCTTCTGCAGCCGTTGCAGGAGCATCCATTTCTTCCTCAAGCGCAGTCATCACCCGGCCTTCCACTGCACGGTGCCGGTAGTAGTCGATCACAGCATTTCGCAGAATGCGATAGAACCATGCATCCGCAGACTCTACACTGCGTAAGGATTCTCCCTGCACCACAGCGCGTGCATACGCTGCCTGAAGAATGTCCTCAGCCGCCTGTCTGTCCAGCACTCTCCGCTCGACGAAGCGAAGGAACTGCTCGTGCCGTGCACTCAAGCCAGCTATCGGATCAGCTTCCGCCGCACTCGTTTTCACCAAAACTTCCATTCCTATTCAGGATGCGCGAAAGCACGAAAAGTACCAGCGAAGACTAGAAGTGCAGCAGTAGGTCGCTAAAAGATTCCAATTGCAGCAGCTGCCGACCCTGCGGTGGTTCACTCACCGTCTCATGCTCCAGAACCCACGTAAATGCATGAGGGATAAAGACTGCATGCAGCCCCGCGTTCAAGGCTGGATTGATATCCGACTTCGGGCTGTTGCCTATCATCCATGTACAGTCAGCCTCACATCCATGATTTAGCGATAGCGCCTGATACGCCTCGTTATGCTTCTCCGGCAGCACCTCAACAGCGGAAAAATTCCGCGCCAGCCCCGAGCGCTCCAACTTGCTGGTCTGCTCGGCATAGTTCCCCTTCGTCACCAGAATCAGCCGATGCCGCGCCGACAGATCCTCAAGCGTCTCAGCAACGCGCGGAAGCAACTCAATCTCCTTCTGCGCAATGCTGTCAGCAAAACTGTCGATGCGCCGCCTCTGTTCTACCGTGAGAGAAGTATTCGCCAACTGCTCGTAACAATCCTCCAGCGAGCGGCGAAAGCTCGCCAGGCCATATCCATGGGCGGCAATCGTCGCATGTTCGCAGCGGTTCAGATGCTCGCGAACCTCAGCCGGAGTATGAACTTGATGGTCGAGATACGAGATAAACGAGGCGATCGCCTGCTCAAAATAGACATTGTTCTCCCACAACGTATCGTCGGCATCGATCAACAATGTCTGTCTGGATCTGTATAGCGGGGAAGGCATAAGAGGATAGTTACAAACTGATTATATGACCGTCTTGGTGACTCGGTAACACGACTAAGGTGGCATGTCGCTACCGGGTAACCCGCCTCTATGATGAGCCTCAGAGAGATAGCGCCGGCGGAACGTACTCGGCACATTTTGAAAGAGTTCTGCGAATGACACCAGAAGTGGGCCAGATGTTCGG is a genomic window containing:
- a CDS encoding isoaspartyl peptidase/L-asparaginase family protein; amino-acid sequence: MRATLKIAAFCIGIGLIGTSVIQPGTVTAAPSQHKWAIVLHGGAGVIERKSMNPETDAYRAALKKSVQAAADVLDKGGSSVDAIIAAIRLMEDDPLFNAGKGAVFTADGKNELDAAIMEGSTMRAGAVAGVTRTKNPITLARAVMEKSPHVMLIGAGADQFAASVGLEQVDPGYFFTERRWQSLIRQLKKENAPLPPRPAGAPPAPAGGLAEIEPPDAHKYGTVGVVALDRNGNIAAGTSTGGTQAKRWGRVGDSPIIGAGTYASNQSCAVSATGTGEYFIRLTVARTICSLVQYKGMKLEDAVDQVVQKDLRAIHGDGGVIAITPDGQLAWSFNTPGMYRARLTEGGEIRIGIYGDEN
- a CDS encoding L,D-transpeptidase family protein, translating into MTSSLHPTKSTQRCIHLALFLSALLPFTAGCTKATGHAQVPAPRPVQNGKIEPIPQTAPSSSPAQVSSAFGDRIREIIAAGKFESMQQPNFTDYKEHLATIYRNSGYTPLWLRSDGISPEGKGIIEALEASEQKGLSPADYDATRWSARLDALKGASDAQKAEFDVVLTVTAMRYVSDLHIGRVNPKHFKFGIDAAAKKYDLPQFFAQQLLNAADVKNALDKIEPPFDGYRQTEAAFVHYQKLAAAGDGPAVPQVSKTIKPGDDYPGVPQLVARLRLLGDMPAGGELDNYDAAVAEGVKHFQMRHGLTPDGTLTAATVRALNVPLLSRVRQLADALERWRWMPPEFPQPPVVVNIPEFRLRAFEPEQKVGLAMNVVVGKAAPTQTPVFTDDIQYIIFRPYWYVPRSIVRSSVIPGINRSGRAYLSKENFEIVGAPAGASTADLVAGLRSGKYGARQKPGPKNSLGLIKFIFPNSNNVYLHSTPAVQLFSQSRRDFSHGCIRLEHPAELASFLLRNQDGGKWTTEAVQKAMDAGPDNRQVNLVTEIPVLLLYVTAVPDEDGTVHFFDDIYGHDKKLDAVLAKGPPYPW
- a CDS encoding RNA polymerase sigma factor, with amino-acid sequence MKTSAAEADPIAGLSARHEQFLRFVERRVLDRQAAEDILQAAYARAVVQGESLRSVESADAWFYRILRNAVIDYYRHRAVEGRVMTALEEEMDAPATAAEDKPNICSCMQRAIDTLNPAYAAVLREVELSDAVDSLDTFARRNGITNGNAAVRAHRARKALEKSLRHTCGSCAGAGCLDCTCGTKAATHQG
- a CDS encoding HAD hydrolase-like protein, producing the protein MLIDADDTLWENNVYFEQAIASFISYLDHQVHTPAEVREHLNRCEHATIAAHGYGLASFRRSLEDCYEQLANTSLTVEQRRRIDSFADSIAQKEIELLPRVAETLEDLSARHRLILVTKGNYAEQTSKLERSGLARNFSAVEVLPEKHNEAYQALSLNHGCEADCTWMIGNSPKSDINPALNAGLHAVFIPHAFTWVLEHETVSEPPQGRQLLQLESFSDLLLHF